A part of Paenibacillus sp. IHBB 10380 genomic DNA contains:
- a CDS encoding YmaF family protein — protein sequence MKKRKPTIKKISVSSKQAQRHVHEFEGSTKLAEEGADRHNHRFAGVTGQAIRVGRSHVHEIDLTKTDFLNHFHNLKRIRTGPAIAVGNGKHVHFVTGQTTLNDGHVHQFKFATLIQAPLI from the coding sequence GTGAAGAAAAGGAAACCTACAATAAAGAAAATATCAGTATCTTCTAAACAGGCACAGAGGCACGTACATGAATTTGAAGGTAGTACTAAGCTGGCTGAAGAAGGTGCAGATCGACATAACCATCGCTTTGCAGGTGTTACAGGGCAAGCGATTCGTGTAGGAAGAAGTCATGTCCATGAAATTGATCTCACAAAAACTGATTTCCTGAACCATTTTCATAATCTAAAAAGAATCAGAACAGGACCAGCTATTGCAGTCGGAAATGGCAAACACGTACATTTTGTTACAGGCCAAACTACATTAAATGATGGTCATGTTCACCAATTTAAATTTGCAACATTGATTCAAGCACCTCTTATTTAA
- a CDS encoding CHY zinc finger protein has protein sequence MSNTHRQNYVSVHGIKIYGVEVDRQTRCGHYHSTVDIIAIRFPCCDAYYPCYECHREVSDHPAVRWSKDQTDVKAILCGACGRQLTIHEYLTSKSACPSCNANFNVGCRAHYHLYFDL, from the coding sequence GTGTCGAATACTCACAGACAAAATTACGTTAGCGTACATGGTATAAAAATCTACGGGGTCGAAGTAGATCGCCAGACTCGTTGCGGACATTATCATTCTACTGTCGATATCATAGCTATTCGGTTTCCTTGCTGTGATGCCTATTATCCTTGTTATGAATGTCATAGAGAAGTTTCCGATCATCCCGCAGTAAGATGGAGTAAGGATCAGACCGATGTGAAGGCTATTCTTTGTGGTGCCTGTGGTCGCCAATTAACAATTCATGAATATCTAACCAGTAAATCTGCCTGTCCCTCCTGTAATGCTAATTTCAATGTAGGTTGTCGGGCCCATTATCATCTGTACTTTGACTTATAA